TCATGMAAATCACCAAACTTGCTGAAGACAACGAGCTGCGCCGCAAGCATCTCCCCGAACCAGTGCTTAGCCGTTTRTTTAAGGCAGTAGACAAATTAGCCGAGAAAAACGTCCATGTCCGGGGAGAAGGATGTAAGCACTGCTCCGGCGTAGGAATTATAGGCCAGACYGTAGCCTCTGAAATAGTGACCACAGACCACGTAATCCTGCGCAACATCCGCGCCGGGAACATGGAAGGTGCATATAAGCACTGGCGGAATGAACAAAACGGGGAAACGTTTGTAAGTCATGCCATTAAGCTCATTGAAGAAGGGATTATTGATCCTTACCTGACCGAAAAAAGACTTGGCGTTCCGCTGAACTACGCCAAGGTCGCTGACGATTTTAACAAGGGAATTTCCGCAACCGGCCTCGATGAAATGGCAGGCTCTAAAATTGTGGAGAAACCTAATGCAGCGTCCTGATCTAAACAGAATACTTGCCAAACTCTTCTTTAATGCTTCAGTGCGCATCAAGTTTTAYAGAAAACTGGCAGCACTGACCCGGCATGGAGTTCTCGTGGCGGAAAGCGTTGCCGAGCTTCAAGAAAGGTACGCCAAGAAACGAAACCCATTGGCCCTTGTTCTGGAAGAGATATCTGCCCGACTAGATGGCGGAGACAAGCTCCATCAAGCCATGCAGGGATTCATTCCCGCAGAAGAAGTAATGCTCATAGATAGTGGAATTACCTCCGGTAAGCTGTACAAATCCCTTGATCTTGCCGTGCAGCTGATTCAGGCGAGAATGAAGATTATCGGTTCCATGCGTAAGGCTTTAGCCTATCCTGTATTACTGAT
The sequence above is drawn from the Marinifilum sp. JC120 genome and encodes:
- a CDS encoding secretion system protein E codes for the protein WTTVHANSAFGIIQRMVSLLRAANYPDPLEYLCDHTVLSGLHHQRLVPVLCPHCKQPIMXITKLAEDNELRRKHLPEPVLSRLFKAVDKLAEKNVHVRGEGCKHCSGVGIIGQTVASEIVTTDHVILRNIRAGNMEGAYKHWRNEQNGETFVSHAIKLIEEGIIDPYLTEKRLGVPLNYAKVADDFNKGISATGLDEMAGSKIVEKPNAAS